A genomic segment from Verrucomicrobiia bacterium encodes:
- a CDS encoding CPBP family intramembrane metalloprotease: MLTPKHWQGVNVVRLLLALTTSWLVAAALATALIAIRRDAGSPVSPVVLLVITGLGFHGVGLWLIGRFLHHEGRSWISGFGWCEAPGPALRQALLWMLVVGPAVYGVHEAAGTLLELLGWPPAPQDSVDLLLTSGWPTRLVIGLFAVVLAPVAEEALFRGILFPALRDAGWPRAAYLVASVGFGLIHANRAAFLPLSLLGGFLAWLYVRTGNLLAPVAAHVVFNLAPFVLLAAGVDFSS; this comes from the coding sequence GTGCTGACGCCAAAACACTGGCAGGGGGTGAACGTGGTCCGGCTGCTGCTGGCGCTGACCACGTCGTGGCTCGTTGCGGCGGCGTTGGCCACTGCGCTCATTGCAATCCGGCGCGACGCCGGAAGCCCGGTGTCGCCCGTCGTCCTGCTGGTGATCACCGGCCTCGGCTTCCACGGGGTGGGGTTGTGGCTCATCGGGCGCTTCCTGCATCACGAGGGACGCTCGTGGATCTCGGGATTCGGGTGGTGTGAGGCCCCGGGTCCGGCGCTCCGGCAGGCCCTTCTGTGGATGCTCGTGGTGGGGCCGGCGGTCTATGGCGTTCATGAGGCGGCCGGCACGCTGCTGGAACTGCTGGGATGGCCCCCGGCGCCGCAGGACTCGGTGGACCTCCTGCTGACCTCAGGCTGGCCGACACGTCTGGTGATCGGACTCTTTGCCGTGGTGCTCGCCCCCGTGGCGGAGGAGGCGTTGTTCCGGGGCATCCTGTTTCCGGCCCTACGCGACGCCGGATGGCCCCGCGCGGCATACCTCGTTGCCTCGGTCGGGTTCGGACTCATTCACGCCAACCGTGCGGCCTTCCTGCCCCTGTCCCTGCTGGGAGGGTTCCTGGCGTGGTTGTATGTCCGAACAGGCAACCTGCTGGCCCCGGTCGCCGCGCACGTGGTCTTCAACCTCGCACCCTTCGTCCTGCTCGCCGCGGGTGTGGATTTCTCGTCCTGA